A stretch of the Lactuca sativa cultivar Salinas chromosome 9, Lsat_Salinas_v11, whole genome shotgun sequence genome encodes the following:
- the LOC111886152 gene encoding beta-glucosidase 18 isoform X2 → MKLKLSATFFFFFISASTPILQVSNNGVGGFKLEENESHVKISDFPSGFLFGAATSAYQVEGAYLSDGKSLSNWDVFCHSVGCGENEENGDIADDHYHLFLKDIEMMHSLGLKAYRFSISWARILPRGKFGEVNPAGIMFYNKIIDNLILKGIEPFVTLFHEDFPQELEERYGSWLNPQMQEDFVHLAEICFNYFGDRVKYWITINEPRLFTDFAYETGIFPPARCSEPFGKCLNGDSDVEPIIVMHNLLLAHGKAAKLYHENFQPTQNGLIGLVAHCDMFEPLTNSKLDREAAKRAFAFNAGWVLDPSIFGDYPEEMCEYLGNQLPVFSLEEKNFMKNSIDFIGINHYTTVYTKDCMDSSCTATGVRAIRGFLDTVGERKGVLIGELTGLEGIYVVPRGMEEIVDHIKIRYNNKPMFITENGYSSPDVYEEQVNEILNDVKRVDFHSKYIASLIKSIRL, encoded by the exons ATGAAACTCAAATTATCCGCcacttttttcttctttttcatatCTGCAAGTACTCCAATTCTTCAAGTATCCAACAATGGCGTTGGAGGATTCAAATTGGAAGAAAATGAATCACATGTCAAAATATCGGACTTTCCATCCGGGTTTCTGTTCGGAGCAGCCACTTCTGCTTACCAA GTCGAAGGAGCCTATCTTTCAGATGGTAAATCATTAAGCAACTGGGATGTATTTTGTCATTCCGTAG GTTGTGGAGAAAATGAAGAGAACGGAGATATTGCAGATGATCATTATCATTTATTCTTG AAAGACATCGAGATGATGCATTCCCTTGGTCTAAAAGCATACAGATTTTCAATTTCATGGGCTAGAATTCTTCCAAGAGGAAAGTTTGGTGAAGTTAATCCAGCTGGCATCATGTTCTACAACAAAATCATAGACAACCTGATCCTCAAAG GAATCGAGCCGTTTGTGACCCTTTTTCATGAAGATTTTCCTCAAGAGCTCGAAGAAAGATACGGGTCTTGGCTCAATCCTCAAATGCA GGAAGACTTTGTACATTTAGCAGAAATATGTTTCAATTATTTTGGAGATCGAGTGAAGTATTGGATCACAATCAATGAACCAAGATTGTTCACAGATTTTGCTTATGAAACGGGAATATTTCCACCAGCTCGATGTTCAGAGCCTTTTGGCAAATGTCTTAATGGAGATTCTGACGTGGAGCCTATCATTGTTATGCACAATTTATTATTGGCCCATGGCAAGGCAGCCAAGCTATATCATGAAAATTTCCAG CCTACACAAAATGGATTAATTGGTCTCGTTGCACATTGTGACATGTTCGAACCACTAACGAATAGCAAGTTAGATCGTGAAGCTGCGAAAAGAGCGTTTGCTTTCAATGCTGGCTG GGTACTTGATCCTTCGATATTTGGAGACTACCCCGAAGAAATGTGTGAATACCTTGGAAATCAATTACCAGTTTTCTCCCTTGAAGAAAAGAATTTCATGAAGAATAGTATTGATTTTATTGGCATCAACCATTACACGACTGTATATACTAAGGATTGTATGGATTCTAGTTGCACTGCAACTGGAGTCCGTGCAATCCGAGGTTTTCTAGACACTGTTGGAGAGCGTAAAGGCGTGTTAATCGGTGAACTT ACAGGATTAGAAGGAATATATGTTGTTCCTAGAGGCATGGAGGAAATTGTTGACCATATCAAGATTCGGTATAATAATAAACCCATGTTTATTACTGAAAATG GGTATTCTTCACCGGATGTATATGAGGAACAAGTTAATGAAATTTTAAATGATGTGAAACGAGTTGATTTTCACTCAAAATACATTGCTTCCTTAATCAAGTCCATAAG GTTATAA
- the LOC111886152 gene encoding beta-glucosidase 18 isoform X1, whose translation MKLKLSATFFFFFISASTPILQVSNNGVGGFKLEENESHVKISDFPSGFLFGAATSAYQVEGAYLSDGKSLSNWDVFCHSVGCGENEENGDIADDHYHLFLKDIEMMHSLGLKAYRFSISWARILPRGKFGEVNPAGIMFYNKIIDNLILKGIEPFVTLFHEDFPQELEERYGSWLNPQMQEDFVHLAEICFNYFGDRVKYWITINEPRLFTDFAYETGIFPPARCSEPFGKCLNGDSDVEPIIVMHNLLLAHGKAAKLYHENFQPTQNGLIGLVAHCDMFEPLTNSKLDREAAKRAFAFNAGWVLDPSIFGDYPEEMCEYLGNQLPVFSLEEKNFMKNSIDFIGINHYTTVYTKDCMDSSCTATGVRAIRGFLDTVGERKGVLIGELTGLEGIYVVPRGMEEIVDHIKIRYNNKPMFITENGYSSPDVYEEQVNEILNDVKRVDFHSKYIASLIKSIRKGADVRGYFVWSLMDSYEWLVGYNLRYGLYYVDRQTFKRIPKLSARWYKSFLTNNSNILIRKPQDRKVYFKRMS comes from the exons ATGAAACTCAAATTATCCGCcacttttttcttctttttcatatCTGCAAGTACTCCAATTCTTCAAGTATCCAACAATGGCGTTGGAGGATTCAAATTGGAAGAAAATGAATCACATGTCAAAATATCGGACTTTCCATCCGGGTTTCTGTTCGGAGCAGCCACTTCTGCTTACCAA GTCGAAGGAGCCTATCTTTCAGATGGTAAATCATTAAGCAACTGGGATGTATTTTGTCATTCCGTAG GTTGTGGAGAAAATGAAGAGAACGGAGATATTGCAGATGATCATTATCATTTATTCTTG AAAGACATCGAGATGATGCATTCCCTTGGTCTAAAAGCATACAGATTTTCAATTTCATGGGCTAGAATTCTTCCAAGAGGAAAGTTTGGTGAAGTTAATCCAGCTGGCATCATGTTCTACAACAAAATCATAGACAACCTGATCCTCAAAG GAATCGAGCCGTTTGTGACCCTTTTTCATGAAGATTTTCCTCAAGAGCTCGAAGAAAGATACGGGTCTTGGCTCAATCCTCAAATGCA GGAAGACTTTGTACATTTAGCAGAAATATGTTTCAATTATTTTGGAGATCGAGTGAAGTATTGGATCACAATCAATGAACCAAGATTGTTCACAGATTTTGCTTATGAAACGGGAATATTTCCACCAGCTCGATGTTCAGAGCCTTTTGGCAAATGTCTTAATGGAGATTCTGACGTGGAGCCTATCATTGTTATGCACAATTTATTATTGGCCCATGGCAAGGCAGCCAAGCTATATCATGAAAATTTCCAG CCTACACAAAATGGATTAATTGGTCTCGTTGCACATTGTGACATGTTCGAACCACTAACGAATAGCAAGTTAGATCGTGAAGCTGCGAAAAGAGCGTTTGCTTTCAATGCTGGCTG GGTACTTGATCCTTCGATATTTGGAGACTACCCCGAAGAAATGTGTGAATACCTTGGAAATCAATTACCAGTTTTCTCCCTTGAAGAAAAGAATTTCATGAAGAATAGTATTGATTTTATTGGCATCAACCATTACACGACTGTATATACTAAGGATTGTATGGATTCTAGTTGCACTGCAACTGGAGTCCGTGCAATCCGAGGTTTTCTAGACACTGTTGGAGAGCGTAAAGGCGTGTTAATCGGTGAACTT ACAGGATTAGAAGGAATATATGTTGTTCCTAGAGGCATGGAGGAAATTGTTGACCATATCAAGATTCGGTATAATAATAAACCCATGTTTATTACTGAAAATG GGTATTCTTCACCGGATGTATATGAGGAACAAGTTAATGAAATTTTAAATGATGTGAAACGAGTTGATTTTCACTCAAAATACATTGCTTCCTTAATCAAGTCCATAAG AAAGGGGGCAGATGTACGTGGATATTTTGTGTGGTCATTGATGGATAGCTATGAATGGTTGGTAGGTTATAATTTGAGGTATGGATTATACTACGTTGACCGTCAAACGTTCAAACGGATACCAAAACTTTCGGCAAGATGGTACAAGAGTTTCTTAACAAATAATAGTAATATTTTGATAAGGAAGCCTCAAGATAGAAAAGTTTATTTCAAAAGGATGTCATAA